Genomic DNA from Erythrobacter aureus:
AATCTGGAACGAGTGGCCACATGCTCGCTACGTCGAGGAGACGGGCGACGAGATCGCACTCGACATCTTCGTCGAACGAGTCAGGGAAGACGAGGAGTTCGCAGCCAAGTGGGGCGATCTCGGCCCCATCTATGGTAAACAGTGGGTGGATTGGCCCACTTACCAGCCGGTTGCCGGAGGGCTGTTCCGCAAGGGGCCGGGCATCAATCAGGTCGCCGAGGTGGTCGATTCGCTGAGAGACAATCCGGGTAGCCGCCGACACATCATCGAGGGATGGAACGTCGCCGAGGTGCCGCAGATGGCGCTGCCACCGTGTCACAAGACATACCAGTTCCATGTCGAGGGCAATCGCCTGAACTGCCTGCTCTACCAGCGCAGTTGTGATGTCGCACTCGGCCTCCCGTTCAACCTGTGGTCGGCGGCGTTGCTGCAGTGCATGATTGCACAGCAGGTCGATCTCGAACCGGGCGAGCTGGTCTGGATGGGGGGCGATACGCATCTCTATCTCAATCACGAAGATCTGATCCGCGAGCAGCTTTCACGGGAACCGCAAGGCGCTCCGCGGCTTGAAATAGTGCGGCGCCCGCCTTCGATCTTCGACTATGCGATCGAGGATTTCGCGGTTCACGACTACGCGCCGCACGGGCCAATCAAAGCGCCCGTCGCGGTGTGATGCGGCGATGACTTGACCGTTTCCCACCGGTGAAATAAAATAACGCGCAAGCGTAAGATTGCGTCTGGGAGACGATTCTATGGCCGACAGGCCCGAGGGTAATGCAGCCAAGGGCGACAACCGTCCCAAGCTGTCGCTGCATGTTCCCGAACCGAAGTACCGACCGGGCGACGCGGTCGATTTTTCGCATATCGACGTGCCCGAGGCCGGGAGCATGGCGCGTCCCGACGAGGCCTGCGACCCGGCCGAAATGCGCGACATGGCTTTCGGCCTCGTGCGTGTGCTGGGCGAGGACAACAAGGCGCACGGTCCCTGGGACCCGAAACTGGACCCGGACACACTGCGCACCATGCTCGGCCATATGGCGATGACCCGCGCCTTCGATGAGCGCATGTTTCGCGGCCAGCGGCAGGGCAAGACCAGCTTCTACATGAAGTGCACGGGCGAAGAGGCGACCAGCGTTTCGGCCAGCATGGCGCTTGCCGCCGACGACATGGTGTTCCCCAGCTACCGCCAGCAGGGCATCCTGATCCAGCGCGGCTATCCGATGATCGAGATGATCAACCAGATCTACTCGAACAAGGGCGATAAGCTGAAGGGCCGCCAGCTACCGATCATGTATTCGAGCCGCGAACACAGCTTCTTCACCATCAGCGGCAACCTTGCAACGCAAACGCCGCAGGCGGTGGGCTGGGCGATGGCGAGCGCGATGAAGGGCGACAGCCGCATCGCCGCGACCTGGGTGGGCGAGGGCAGCACCGCCGAGGGCGACTTCCATTCGGCCTGCACCTTCGCAACGGTGTATAATGCACCGGTTATCCTCAATGTTATCAACAACCAGTGGGCGATCTCGAGCTTCAGCGGTTTCGCGGGCGCAGAACGCACCACCTTCGCCGCGCGCGCGCTGGGTTACGGGCTTGCCGGCCTGCGCGTCGATGGCAATGATGCGCTTGCCTGCTACGCCGCCGAGCAATGGGCCGCCAATCGCGCGCGCGCCAATGCCGGGCCGACGTTGATCGAATTCTTCACCTATCGCGCCGAAGGCCATTCCACATCGGACGATCCCAGCGGCTATCGCAGCGCGCAGGAGCGCGAGGAGTGGCCACTCGGCGATCCGGTGATGCGCCTCAAGAACCATCTCATCGCGATCGGCGAATGGGACGAGGAGCGCCAGGAAAAGATGGATCTCGAGGCGGCCGAGCACGTCAAGAAGGTTACCAAGGAAGCCGAAGCCAACGGCATTCTCGGTCATGGCTTGCACCACCCGTTCCGCACCATGTTCGAAGACGTGTTCGAGGAGTTGCCGTGGCACCTCCAGGAACAGGCCAACCAGGCCGTGCGCGAGCGTGAAACCAAGTTCCCGGAAGGGCTGCCGGCCAAGGGAGTGCAGGGCTGATGAGCGAGACCGCAACCCAGGACGCACCAGCTACCGAAGGCGCAACCGAACGCCGCCTCAACATGATCGAGGCGATCAACGATGCGCTCGACGTATCGATGGGCCGCGACGAGGATGTCGTCGTCATGGGCGAGGATGTCGGCTATTTCGGCGGCGTATTCCGATGCACCGCGGGCTTGCAAGAGAAATACGGCAAGACGCGCGTGTTCGACACGCCGATCAACGAATGCGGTATTATCGCAGTGGCCGTGGGGATGGGGGCCTATGGCCTGCGCCCGGTGCCCGAAATCCAGTTCGCCGATTATATCTACCCCGGTTTGGATCAGCTAATCAGTGAAGCGGCGCGCCTGCGCTACCGATCGGCGGGAGAGTACATCGCGCCGATGACGGTGCGCTCGCCTTTCGGTGGAGGCATCTTCGGCGGTCAGACGCACAGCCAGAGCCCGGAAGCGATCTTCACCCACGTCTCCGGCCTCAAGACGGTAATCCCAGCAACACCCTATGACGCCAAAGGTCTGCTGATCTCGTGCATAGAGGACAATGACCCGGTCGTTTTCTTCGAGCCCAAGCGGATCTATAACGGCCCGTTTTCCGGCTATTACGACAAGCCCGTACAGCCGTGGAAAAAATTCGACGCGAGCGTCGTGCCCGAGGGTTATTACAAAATCCCGCTCGGCAAAGCGCGCCACGTTACCGAGGGCGAACAGCTCACCATCCTCGCCTATGGCACGATGGTTCATGTGGTCGAAGCGGTGTGCAGGGAGAAGGGTGTCGAGGCCGACATTCTCGATCTGCGCACGCTGGTCCCGCTCGATATCGAGGCGATCGAAACCTCGGTCGAGCGGACCGGACGCTGCCTGATCGTTCATGAAGCCACGCGCACCAGCGGTTTCGGCGCCGAGCTTTCCGCGCTCGTTACCGAGCGTTGCTTCTACCATCTCGAAGCCCCGGTCGAACGTGTGACCGGCTTCGACACGCCCTATCCCCATAGCCTCGAATGGGCCTATTTCCCCGGCCCGATCCGCATCGGCGAGGCCATCGACAAGATCCTCAAGGACTGATCCTCATGGCGAAATTTACCTTCAACATGCCCGATATCGGCGAAGGCATTGCCGAGGCTGAAATCGTGCAATGGCACAAAAAGGTCGGCGACACGGTCAGGGAAGACGAGGAATTCGTCGACATGATGACCGACAAGGCGACCGTGCCGATGGAAAGCCCGGTCGATGGCAAGATCCTGGAAATTGCAGGTGCTGAAGGCGACATGGTCTCGATCGGCTCGATGCTGGTTGTGATCGAGGTCGAAGGCGAGGTGCCCGACGACGTGGCCGAGGAGGCTCCGGCCCCCGCGCCTGCTCCCAAAGCGGAAGAAGTCGAAGAGCGCATCGAGGTCGAGACTTCGGACGCCAGCGATGCCGATGACGCGCTCGCCGCAGATCCCGAGCCCGAACCGATCCCGGAACCGACCCCGGCGCCCGAGCCGACGCCGCAGGCTAAGGTTCTCGCTACCCCGGCGGTGCGCCAGCGCGCCAGGGATCTCGGTGTCGATCTCGCCCAGGTCAAGCCCGCCGAAGACGGTCGCATCCGCCACGGCGATCTCGACCAGTTCCTGTCTTACAATTCGGGATATGGCGCCGCCGCCAAGACCCGCGCGGACGAGGAAAAGAAGGTCATCGGCATGCGCCGTCGCATCGCCGAGAACATGGCTGCATCCAAGCGCAACATCCCCCATTTTTCCTATGTCGAGGAATGCGATGTCACCGCGCTGGAGGAACTGCGCGCGCAGCTCAATGCCAATCGCGGCGACAAGCCGAAGCTGACCATCCTGCCGCTACTGATCACCGCGATTTGCAAGACGCTGCCCGACTTCCCGATGATCAATGCCCGCTATGACGACGAAGCGGGTGTGGTCACGCGTCATGGAGCAGTGCATTTGGGCATGGCCGCGCAGACGGATGCGGGCCTGATGG
This window encodes:
- a CDS encoding dihydrolipoamide acetyltransferase family protein; this encodes MAKFTFNMPDIGEGIAEAEIVQWHKKVGDTVREDEEFVDMMTDKATVPMESPVDGKILEIAGAEGDMVSIGSMLVVIEVEGEVPDDVAEEAPAPAPAPKAEEVEERIEVETSDASDADDALAADPEPEPIPEPTPAPEPTPQAKVLATPAVRQRARDLGVDLAQVKPAEDGRIRHGDLDQFLSYNSGYGAAAKTRADEEKKVIGMRRRIAENMAASKRNIPHFSYVEECDVTALEELRAQLNANRGDKPKLTILPLLITAICKTLPDFPMINARYDDEAGVVTRHGAVHLGMAAQTDAGLMVPVIKNAQAKNLWQLANEISRLADAARAGTAKSEEMQGGTLTVTSLGPLGGVATTPVINRPEVAIIGPNRIIERPMYVTGTDGVERIEKRKLMNISISCDHRVVDGWDAASFVQALRRLLETPALILVD
- a CDS encoding 3-methyl-2-oxobutanoate dehydrogenase (2-methylpropanoyl-transferring) subunit alpha, translating into MADRPEGNAAKGDNRPKLSLHVPEPKYRPGDAVDFSHIDVPEAGSMARPDEACDPAEMRDMAFGLVRVLGEDNKAHGPWDPKLDPDTLRTMLGHMAMTRAFDERMFRGQRQGKTSFYMKCTGEEATSVSASMALAADDMVFPSYRQQGILIQRGYPMIEMINQIYSNKGDKLKGRQLPIMYSSREHSFFTISGNLATQTPQAVGWAMASAMKGDSRIAATWVGEGSTAEGDFHSACTFATVYNAPVILNVINNQWAISSFSGFAGAERTTFAARALGYGLAGLRVDGNDALACYAAEQWAANRARANAGPTLIEFFTYRAEGHSTSDDPSGYRSAQEREEWPLGDPVMRLKNHLIAIGEWDEERQEKMDLEAAEHVKKVTKEAEANGILGHGLHHPFRTMFEDVFEELPWHLQEQANQAVRERETKFPEGLPAKGVQG
- the thyA gene encoding thymidylate synthase; this translates as MPGPHFEQQYLDLMRRIWREGGERKDRTGIGTRSIFGATLRFDLAGGAMPLITTKRVYWKTATRELLWFLTGATNIRPLVLQNVKIWNEWPHARYVEETGDEIALDIFVERVREDEEFAAKWGDLGPIYGKQWVDWPTYQPVAGGLFRKGPGINQVAEVVDSLRDNPGSRRHIIEGWNVAEVPQMALPPCHKTYQFHVEGNRLNCLLYQRSCDVALGLPFNLWSAALLQCMIAQQVDLEPGELVWMGGDTHLYLNHEDLIREQLSREPQGAPRLEIVRRPPSIFDYAIEDFAVHDYAPHGPIKAPVAV
- a CDS encoding alpha-ketoacid dehydrogenase subunit beta, which produces MSETATQDAPATEGATERRLNMIEAINDALDVSMGRDEDVVVMGEDVGYFGGVFRCTAGLQEKYGKTRVFDTPINECGIIAVAVGMGAYGLRPVPEIQFADYIYPGLDQLISEAARLRYRSAGEYIAPMTVRSPFGGGIFGGQTHSQSPEAIFTHVSGLKTVIPATPYDAKGLLISCIEDNDPVVFFEPKRIYNGPFSGYYDKPVQPWKKFDASVVPEGYYKIPLGKARHVTEGEQLTILAYGTMVHVVEAVCREKGVEADILDLRTLVPLDIEAIETSVERTGRCLIVHEATRTSGFGAELSALVTERCFYHLEAPVERVTGFDTPYPHSLEWAYFPGPIRIGEAIDKILKD